The following DNA comes from Candidatus Hydrogenedentota bacterium.
TCAGGAAGGCTTTGGCTCTTATACGCCTATTTTCCTGTCCGACATTCCCCGCCTCTTCAAATCTGGGCGGCTGACCCTTGACGTGGCGTTGATCCACGTAACGCCGCCCGATGAGAACGGCATGTGCAGTTTGGGTGTGTCGGTGGACATCGTGAAGAGCGCCGCAGAAAATGCCGGTCTCGTCATTGCCCAAGTGAACCCGCAAATGCCGCGTACCCTCGGCAACTCCATGATCCACGTCTACGACATTGACTATCTCGTGCCTGTAGACACGCCCATCCTCGAAAACGAGACGCCCGCGCCGCGCCCCGGTACCCGTGAAATCGGCGAGACCTTGGCAGGTTTGATTGAAGACGGCTCCACGGTGCAGCTTGGTATCGGCAGAGTTCCTCAAGCAGTTGCGCCTTTCCTCAAAGACAAAAAAGACTTGGGTATCCACAGTGAGATGCTCACCGATTCCATTATTGAATTAATCGATTCGGGTGTGGTCACTGGAAAGAAAAAATCCTTGGATCGAGGCAAGGTCGTGGCGAGTTTTGTCATGGGTTCCCAAAAACTCTATGACTATGTGGACAACAATCCGCTCTTCTCTTTTAACCCCACCGAATATGTGAACGATCCCTTCACTATTTCCCGTCAGAATAAGATGGTCGCCGTTAATGTGGCGATCGAAGTTGACTTGACCGGACAGGTCTGTGCCGATTCCATTGGCAACCAGTTCTATTCCGGCATCGGCGGACAGGTAGATTTCATCCGCGGCGCGGCAGGCTCCGAAGACGGAAAAGCCATTATTGCCCTATACAGCACCACTGCCGAAGGCAAATCGCGTATTGTCAGCTCTCTCACGCCCGGCGCCGGTGTTGTCACCACCCGCGGCGACGTGCATTATGTGGTCACGGAACACGGTGCCGCCTATCTGCACGGCAAGAGCATCCAGGAACGGGCGCTCGCGCTGATAAGCATTGCCCATCCCGATTACCGCGAAAAGCTGCTCAAAGACGCTATCGCGCTGCATTATGTGCGCGCTGAGATGTCTGAGTACAGCAAAAAGATCGCTGTGGGTCCCAAAGAAATGCGTACCACCATGCTCATGCACGACGGCACGCAGCTCACCGTGCGGCCCATCCATCCCACCGATGAACCGCACATGCGCGATCTCTTTCACTCCTTGTCGCAGCAATCCATTTATACGCGCTTCATGTCCCGTATGAAATGGGTTCCCCCCAAGCAGGTAAAACAGTTCATTTACATTGACCACCGCACGGAAGTGTCCTTTGTAGCGACCCTACCCGAAGCGAACGGTGATCTAATCGTCGCCTTAGGCGGTTATTATCTCGATTCACGGACAAACCGCGCCGAAGTCGCCTTCGTCGTTGCCGATAAATATCAAAACCGGCGTATCGGTTCTTTCCTCTTCAAGCATCTATGCAAGATTGCCAAGAGCCATGGTATCGCAGGGTTTACGGCAGAAGTACTCGACGAAAACAAGGCGATGCAGCGTTTGTTCAATCACTCAGGATTAAGTATTACCACCAATTTGCGTGAAGGCGTATATCACTACGAAATGATGTTTTAAGACGCCATGTCGTCGAATGATGGGCTTGCCGGAAGCGGTCATGGTCATTGTATAATGCCGCTGCGGCGGGCCCATTGCTGTGGGCGCCCTCCCATTGGTACAATGGCTGACACTGGATAAGCCTGTGAAAATTGTGCACGTTTACAAGGACTTCTGCCCCCCGGTGCACGGAGGAATGGAGCGCCACATCGCCTTATTGTGTCGTTATCAAAAGCAGTGGGCTTCCGTAGAGGCATTGGTATGTTCCCGCCGCCTGAAAACAACGCGACACGATCATGAAGGCGTCACCGTCACCGCCGTCGGTGAATGGGGCCGTTTTCAAAGTGCGCCTTTCTCGCCTGCCTTCCCGTGGGCGATGCGCCGCAGCGATGCCGATCTCATGGTTGTCCATTGTCCCAACCCCACCGCCGAGCTGGGTTGGCTCCTTGGCCGTCCGCGCGGCGCCCTAATCGTGCGCTACCAAAGCGACGTGGTTCGCCAAGCGGCCGCCCTGCGTTTTTACGCGCCCTTCCAGCGCCGTTTCCTTTCCAAAGCGGATCTCATTCTCGCCACTTCGCCCCAATACGTAGCGAGCTCATCACTCTTGCAGCACTTTTCCGAGAAATGCCGTGTCGTACCGCTGGGCATCGTTGCGGAAGATTACGTCCTGGAAGATCCCGCCGCTGCCGCCGCCCTTCAACAGCAATACGGCGCGCCCTACGTCTTTTTCTGCGGCGTCCATCGCTATTACAAAGGGCTGCAGTGGCTTGTGCGTGCTGCGAAAAAGATAGATGCTCCCGTCGTCATCGCAGGCGACGGTCCCGAACGGGAATCGCTTATCGCTCTTGCCGTCGAGTGTGGTGTCAAGATCTTTTTTCCCGGCTATCTCTGTCATGATGCGCTCGTCGCACACCTGCACGGCTGCGCCGTTGCCGCTTTCCCGTCCAGCGAACGGAGCGAAGCCTTCGGTTTATCGATGTTGGAGGCGCACGCCTGCGCTCGTCCCGTCGTCGCCACACGCTTGGATACGGGCGTCACCTTTGTGAACGAAGACGGCAAGACGGGCTTGAACGTAGCGCCCAAAGATGCCGACGCCTTAGCGGATGCTCTCAACACGCTGCTTCGTGATGCGCCCCGCCGTGCTGCCATGGGCGCCTACGCCCGGGAACGGGTACAGACACAGTTCAGCGCGGAAAAACTGGCACGTCAGGAATTTGAAATTTATGAGGAGGTACTCGCTGCACGCAGCGCTTGAGGGACCCATGAAACGAAAGGAATAACCAAGGGCTTATTATCCATGCTTCCATGTCATTATCTGCTGTTTGCCTATTTATTGGCCTTATCCTTTCTCGCGTCCGTGATCCTCACTGCGGTCATGAGACGCGTGTCTCTTCGGCTGCGTATCCTCGACCATCCCGTGGGCAGGAAAAGTCACCGTGAGCCCATCCCTCTATTGGGCGGCGTCGCAATTTTCCTCACCTTCCACGGCGTCATCATTGTCCATCTGCTCTTGCTCTTTGTTTTGCGGCCCTTCGGCCCCGAATGGCTGGACGAGAATCTCTTCAGTGTCTTGGGTGAAGACGGCGGCATGAAACTCTCTGCCATTTTCATCGCCGGTACCCTTATCTTTCTCTTGGGCATCGTCGATGATTTGCGCGTGCTCACGCCGTGGATGAAGCTCGCCGGTCAGATCGGCATCGCCCTGATTCTCGTCTCTTTTAATCTGCGCATCCGCGCTTTTATCTTCGAAGACGCCTTCAGTTCCTCCGTCATCACCGTCTTTTGGCTTGTATTGATCATGAACAGCATGAACCTCCTCGACAATATGGATGGGCTCTGCGGCGGCGTGTCCATCATTGCCGCTGCCACCTTCTTCCTCTGCGTACAGCCCTACAACATTCATTTTATCATCCGCCTGCTCCTCGTCATTTTTGCCGGAGCCATGGGCGGTTTCCTTTTCTTTAATTTACCGCCTGCCCGCATATTTATGGGCGATTCCGGAGCCATGTTCAGCGGCTATTTCCTCGCCACCGTCGCTATCCTCGGCACCTTCCATCTCGAAGGAGTCAGTCCCCGTGTTTCCATTGTTGCGCCTCTCATGGCGCTCAGCGTACCTCTGTTTGATACACTTAGTGTCATCTACATTCGCTGGCGCAACGGAGATTCCATTATGCTGGGAGACAAGCGACATTTTTCCCATCGTCTCGTAGAGGTGGGAATGCGCCCATCCATGGCGGTCTATTTCATTTTCATGGTCGCGGCATTGGTCGGGCTCAACGGCGCGCTGCTGCCCAAGCTGGACGGCCCAGGTACAGTCATCGCCCTCGCTCAGGCAGCCGGCATATTTCTGATGATCGTCTTACTGATGAACGCCAACAAAAATAATGGAGCCAAGTAAGGCATGGCAAAAAAACAAACCCGGACATCGCGCAAAACCCGCCCTGTCCCGGGCACGGCAATTCCCGAACCCATCGCCGAGGATAGATCCCTCGAAGAGCCTCAACGGTGGATCGACCTGTTCGGATCGCGGCGGCTGCTCTTTTTCATGGTCGGCGCATCCCTCGTCTTGGCAGCCATGCTCTTTGGCGCCGCTGCATTGGACGGGCTCACCGCTGTCAAGCTTCTCTTAGCCAAGCTTCTGGGCTCTGCCGATCCCCACATCGTCAACCGTTCCAACACCGACATCGCCACCGTCCTCTGGGGTATGGGATCGGTGGCGCTCCTCGGCGCGGTGCATCCCGTCTTAGGCGTTGCCCTGTTGCTTCTCGGCCGTTCCTGGCTCGACGGATACACCTATTTCCTCGACAACATGTATTTCACCTGGTGTATTTATTTGCTCTGGGGACAATGGCTGCTCCGCGTATTCAAGAAAAAAGATCGGCTCTATCTGCCCGTGCCCGCCCTCTTATTTGCTGTCTTCTTGAATTGGGTGCTCATCACGACGCCCGCATCTTTGCAGCCCTTCAACACCTACCAACAACTCTGGCTGTGGCTTGCCTACGGGCTCCTCTTTTTGCTCTGTATCAATCTGTGCATGGACAAACACGCCTCCCGTTTCCTGCTCACCATTTTCCTAGTCGCCTTGTCCATGCAGGCGCTCTTTGCCATCCTCCATTTTGAATTTCTGCTGCCCCACTTGCGGCGCTTGGTACAGGATCCCGCCATTTTGCGCCAATATTTCAAAACAGACGTGATTTCTGCGGAAATGGCACGCCGTTTCATGGTGAACCGCGCCTTCGGCTCCATGCTTTTCCCCAACGCATTGGCTGCCTACCTTTTGTTGGGCACACCTTTCCTTCTCATCATGAGTCTGCCCTATCTCCGGCGTTTCAAGGAACGGCTTCAGCAAAAGGCGTTGCTCCTGCCCGACGAGGGCGGCCGCCGCGAACGGAATATCGCCATCGCCCTTGCCCTAACGGCGGGCTTTGCGCTCTTCCTCTTCATTCAGTTCGTTGTCTATTTCCCCATCGAATACCGAGATACTTCTTTGGCGCGGCCTTGGTATTTTAACGCCGTTCCCCTCCACAGCCTTGCCTTAGCGGGCAGCGTCTCCGGCGGTGCGTTGATCCTTTATCTGCTCTTGCGCCGCGGCATCGTCAACACGTGGATTATACTCCGCACTTTCGTCGTTCCTATCCTCGCGCTTATGCTCCTGTACACCTTATGGATCACCTATTCCCGAGGAGCCCTTGCCGCCTTTATCCTCGCCATGGTCTGGGCGGCTTTGCTCTATTTTCTCGGCGCGCCCATCGCATTCCGCTTGGGTATCACGCTGCGCCCAAAAAAAGCTGTACTTCTTATCCTTTTACTCAGCGCCCTTATCCTCATTAGTCTCGCTGCGGCGGATCTCTTCACCGCCCGAGATTCATGGGCACAGCCAACGGCGCCTGCATCTGCTGCCCAAACGCAAGGGGCGCCGATGAAAGCTGCACCGACGAAAGCTGCGCCGAGAAGCACCGCCCCTCGGGGCTCACAAGTGCGCGAAGAAGGCATCACCCTGTCCATGGGCGATCTTGCCGACCCCGCCTCCTTCAAGCTGCGCTTGGGCTATTGGCGGGTCACCTTATCCATTGCCCGCCACCATTTGCTCACGGGCATAGGCCTCGGTAATTTTTCCATTGCCTATCCCCGTTACCAATACATCGGTGCCGGCGACGTCCGTGAAGGGCACAACGGATTCCTGCAAGCCTTTGCCGAAACGGGCTTCGTGGGCGGACTCTGCTTCCTCATTTTTTGGCTGTGGATACTCATCAGCGGCGCGCTGCGCATCCTCCGAGAAGAGGAAAGACACCAAAAATGCCTGCTCTTAGGTATCTACACCGGACTCGTCGCCTTCGCGCTCCACAGTTTTGTAGACATCAATTTCAGCCACCCTTCCTTGGCCATGTTCGGCATGGTTTGGGCAGGTTTGTTTTTAGGCATAGCGGCGCAGACGCGCCCTGCGCAGCAGACGGACACCGAAGAGGAGAGCTACGACCCGGCTCAGGATGCGCCCCGACGCGGCGCGGTCTTTTGGCTTAGCGCCCTCATCACAGGTGCCGCCATCGCCGCGTCACTCCTAGCCAGCCTATCCCTCTATCTCCAACAAGTGACCCTCAACCGCCTCCGGCTGATTAATATTTCCGCCGACAATGATCTGTCCCGGCGCATGGAATCATCCCTCTTTTTCTTCCACCAAGTCGCCGGCTACGGAATGAAACTGAAGCACGGCGAGAAGAATGTGGAACTGCCGCGCATCCCCTTGGCGAATGCCCTTGCGGTACTCCCCGATGTGGAGCAGTTCAAAGAAGGCTGTTTATTTTATCGGCCCGACCCCAATCAGGTGGGCCGCTTTGTAAAGCTGGAGCCGCAGGAGGAGATACCTGCCAACGCGCTGATGACCGTTGTGCGCCCTTGGATGATACGAAACAGAGCTCTAGATGCCTGCATGCGCTGGGTGAAGGAATTGGAAGAACAGGATCGACGCTTTCCCTATTCACCCTTGCTAGCCCTCTATATTGCACGATGGTACGAACTCTACGTCAGCACCACAGGCGGACCGCGATATGCGGATCATTGGGATGAATGGACAGATGCGTTTATGAATTGGTCGGACATCTACGTGCAGCGCAATCCGACCAACGCTGATCTTCGCTGTTTCCGCGCCAATGCGTGGCTCTGGCACATGGAACAGGAGGATCATGCAGATGTGGAGGAGACTGCCCGTAAGATTGTGGCAGAATACGACTTTGCCCTTGCCCTCAGCCCCATCACGCCCCAGCATCGCTATATGTACAAGACCGCCATGGAACGTCTCGCCGCTTATGCCGAGAAAGAGGAGCAAGCCGAGTATGCTGCCCGCTGCCTTGCAAAGGCACAAGAGATGGAAAAAGCGGCGAAACAATTGGAGCAAGACCGCCTTGCTGTACATCTCTATAAATAAATTTTTTATATCTTGTCCCAAAAATCTCATTGGAATACGTTATCAATAGCAGCATGGGTGGGTTGAACTGTGCCTGTTGCGCCCCTTCCGTGTGTGTATCAGTCGCTTTGCGGCTGCAGCAGATTAAACTCACCTGCGCTGTGGGTCGTCTGTCTCACAGGCGATGTCAGAAAAAAGCGTTGATGTCTTTATTTTTATTTTTGTATAATGCCTAATCAAAAGGAATAAATAACGAGTCCTGTTGTTTTAATTCAAGGTTTTGCATCCATACGGATCGTTCTTGCAAGCCCCCGATTCCATGAACTAAGAAATGCCATAGAAAGGGTGTTCCATGAAAAAGTTTTATCTAGTAATGACCCTGCTGGTCTGTGTACTGGTAGCCGTAGGCTGCGGACAATCAGCTAAGACACCGACGCCCGCCGCCGATCAACCTGCGCCTACTGAGAAAGCTGCCGCACCGGCTCCGGAAGCCGCGCCTGCCGAAGAAGCGCCCGCACCTGCCGCTGCCGAAGCGGCTCCTGCTGAAGAAGGGTCCGCACCTGCCGCTGCTGCGCCTGCTGAAGCTGCGCCTGCTGAAGCTGCGCCTGCTGAAGCTGCACCTGCAGCCGAACCCGAAGCGGCGGCTGAGCCTGTCGCCGACGGCAAACCGAAAATTGTCGTGGATCGTCCCGAATACAATTTTGGTCAATCCGACAATTCAGAGACCATCAATTGTGAGTTCATTTTGCGCAACGCCGGTTCCGCTGTATTGAACATTGAAAATGTGCGCGCATCCTGCGGCTGCACGACCACTGACCTCCCGAAAAAGAATATTGAGCCCGGCGAAGAAGTGGCGCTGCAAGCCGCCTTGAATCTGAGAGGCCGCCAAGGTCAACAGACCAAAGCGATCACCGTTACTTCCAACGATCCCGAAACGCCGACCTTGCAGCTGCGCATCACCGGCGAAGCCGTCGCATCCATTTCCATTCATCCCA
Coding sequences within:
- a CDS encoding glycosyltransferase; its protein translation is MERHIALLCRYQKQWASVEALVCSRRLKTTRHDHEGVTVTAVGEWGRFQSAPFSPAFPWAMRRSDADLMVVHCPNPTAELGWLLGRPRGALIVRYQSDVVRQAAALRFYAPFQRRFLSKADLILATSPQYVASSSLLQHFSEKCRVVPLGIVAEDYVLEDPAAAAALQQQYGAPYVFFCGVHRYYKGLQWLVRAAKKIDAPVVIAGDGPERESLIALAVECGVKIFFPGYLCHDALVAHLHGCAVAAFPSSERSEAFGLSMLEAHACARPVVATRLDTGVTFVNEDGKTGLNVAPKDADALADALNTLLRDAPRRAAMGAYARERVQTQFSAEKLARQEFEIYEEVLAARSA
- a CDS encoding GNAT family N-acetyltransferase — encoded protein: MSEKKLSYNPNWQEEYSEMVVTASQAVARIVPGERVFLGTGCATPLELIKALVARSKELTDIEIVQLLTRGDAPYATKELSSCFPVNSFFISHNVREIIQEGFGSYTPIFLSDIPRLFKSGRLTLDVALIHVTPPDENGMCSLGVSVDIVKSAAENAGLVIAQVNPQMPRTLGNSMIHVYDIDYLVPVDTPILENETPAPRPGTREIGETLAGLIEDGSTVQLGIGRVPQAVAPFLKDKKDLGIHSEMLTDSIIELIDSGVVTGKKKSLDRGKVVASFVMGSQKLYDYVDNNPLFSFNPTEYVNDPFTISRQNKMVAVNVAIEVDLTGQVCADSIGNQFYSGIGGQVDFIRGAAGSEDGKAIIALYSTTAEGKSRIVSSLTPGAGVVTTRGDVHYVVTEHGAAYLHGKSIQERALALISIAHPDYREKLLKDAIALHYVRAEMSEYSKKIAVGPKEMRTTMLMHDGTQLTVRPIHPTDEPHMRDLFHSLSQQSIYTRFMSRMKWVPPKQVKQFIYIDHRTEVSFVATLPEANGDLIVALGGYYLDSRTNRAEVAFVVADKYQNRRIGSFLFKHLCKIAKSHGIAGFTAEVLDENKAMQRLFNHSGLSITTNLREGVYHYEMMF
- a CDS encoding undecaprenyl/decaprenyl-phosphate alpha-N-acetylglucosaminyl 1-phosphate transferase, with product MLPCHYLLFAYLLALSFLASVILTAVMRRVSLRLRILDHPVGRKSHREPIPLLGGVAIFLTFHGVIIVHLLLLFVLRPFGPEWLDENLFSVLGEDGGMKLSAIFIAGTLIFLLGIVDDLRVLTPWMKLAGQIGIALILVSFNLRIRAFIFEDAFSSSVITVFWLVLIMNSMNLLDNMDGLCGGVSIIAAATFFLCVQPYNIHFIIRLLLVIFAGAMGGFLFFNLPPARIFMGDSGAMFSGYFLATVAILGTFHLEGVSPRVSIVAPLMALSVPLFDTLSVIYIRWRNGDSIMLGDKRHFSHRLVEVGMRPSMAVYFIFMVAALVGLNGALLPKLDGPGTVIALAQAAGIFLMIVLLMNANKNNGAK
- a CDS encoding O-antigen ligase family protein; this encodes MAKKQTRTSRKTRPVPGTAIPEPIAEDRSLEEPQRWIDLFGSRRLLFFMVGASLVLAAMLFGAAALDGLTAVKLLLAKLLGSADPHIVNRSNTDIATVLWGMGSVALLGAVHPVLGVALLLLGRSWLDGYTYFLDNMYFTWCIYLLWGQWLLRVFKKKDRLYLPVPALLFAVFLNWVLITTPASLQPFNTYQQLWLWLAYGLLFLLCINLCMDKHASRFLLTIFLVALSMQALFAILHFEFLLPHLRRLVQDPAILRQYFKTDVISAEMARRFMVNRAFGSMLFPNALAAYLLLGTPFLLIMSLPYLRRFKERLQQKALLLPDEGGRRERNIAIALALTAGFALFLFIQFVVYFPIEYRDTSLARPWYFNAVPLHSLALAGSVSGGALILYLLLRRGIVNTWIILRTFVVPILALMLLYTLWITYSRGALAAFILAMVWAALLYFLGAPIAFRLGITLRPKKAVLLILLLSALILISLAAADLFTARDSWAQPTAPASAAQTQGAPMKAAPTKAAPRSTAPRGSQVREEGITLSMGDLADPASFKLRLGYWRVTLSIARHHLLTGIGLGNFSIAYPRYQYIGAGDVREGHNGFLQAFAETGFVGGLCFLIFWLWILISGALRILREEERHQKCLLLGIYTGLVAFALHSFVDINFSHPSLAMFGMVWAGLFLGIAAQTRPAQQTDTEEESYDPAQDAPRRGAVFWLSALITGAAIAASLLASLSLYLQQVTLNRLRLINISADNDLSRRMESSLFFFHQVAGYGMKLKHGEKNVELPRIPLANALAVLPDVEQFKEGCLFYRPDPNQVGRFVKLEPQEEIPANALMTVVRPWMIRNRALDACMRWVKELEEQDRRFPYSPLLALYIARWYELYVSTTGGPRYADHWDEWTDAFMNWSDIYVQRNPTNADLRCFRANAWLWHMEQEDHADVEETARKIVAEYDFALALSPITPQHRYMYKTAMERLAAYAEKEEQAEYAARCLAKAQEMEKAAKQLEQDRLAVHLYK